A region from the Benincasa hispida cultivar B227 chromosome 10, ASM972705v1, whole genome shotgun sequence genome encodes:
- the LOC120089263 gene encoding probable mannitol dehydrogenase, which translates to MAKSPEDEHPIKAFGWAARDSSGLLSPFHFARRENRDDDVSIKVLYCGVCHSDLHLLKNDWGVTNYPIVPGHEIVGVVTSVGNNVKKFKAGDQVGVGVIVGSCRSCENCEQELENYCPKMIYTYNSHSFDGEKTYGGYSDKIVVDQHFVLRFPDNLPLDSGAPLLCAGITIYSPMKYYGMTESGKHLGVVGLGGLGHVAVKFGKAFGLKVTVISTSPRKKEEAIDRLGADAFLVSSDPAQLKAAMGTMDYIIDTVSAIHALAPLLGLLKLNGKLVTVGLPNKPLELPVVSLVLGRRMVGGSNFGGLKETQEMLDFCAQHNITAEIELIQMDDINKAIERLAKADVRYRFVIDVANSLK; encoded by the exons ATGGCAAAATCACCAGAAGATGAACATCCAATCAAAGCTTTCGGATGGGCTGCTCGAGATTCTTCTGGGTTACTCTCTCCCTTCCATTTCGCTCGAAG GGAAAATCGTGATGATGATGTTAGTATCAAAGTCCTTTACTGTGGTGTTTGCCATTCTGATCTACATTTGCTCAAGAATGATTGGGGTGTCACAAATTATCCAATTGTCCCGGG ACatgagattgttggggttgtgACCTCTGTTGGGAATAATGTGAAGAAATTCAAAGCGGGCGATCAAGTCGGGGTCGGTGTCATAGTTGGATCCTGCAGAAGTTGTGAAAATTGTGAACAGGAGTTGGAGAATTACTGCCCCAAGATGATATATACTTACAACTCACATTCATTTGATGGAGAAAAGACTTATGGTGGTTATTCTGATAAGATCGTCGTTGATCAGCATTTTGTGCTCCGATTTCCTGACAACTTACCCCTTGATTCTGGAGCTCCACTTCTTTGCGCTGGAATCACAATTTATAGCCCTATGAAATACTATGGAATGACTGAATCTGGTAAGCATTTGGGTGTGGTTGGTCTTGGTGGGCTCGGTCATGTTGCTGTTAAGTTTGGCAAGGCATTTGGGTTGAAAGTTACTGTCATTAGTACCTCTCCAAGAAAGAAGGAGGAAGCCATTGACAGGCTCGGTGCCGATGCTTTTCTTGTTTCAAGTGATCCCGCACAATTGAAG GCTGCCATGGGGACGATGGATTACATTATCGACACGGTTTCCGCAATCCATGCTCTTGCTCCATTACTTGGTCTGCTAAAACTGAATGGAAAGTTGGTCACTGTGGGTTTACCTAACAAGCCCCTAGAGCTGCCAGTTGTTTCTCTAGTTCTCG GTAGGAGGATGGTTGGTGGAAGCAACTTTGGAGGGTTGAAAGAGACACAAGAGATGTTGGATTTCTGTGCTCAGCACAACATCACAGCAGAGATTGAGCTCATTCAGATGGACGATATTAACAAGGCCATCGAAAGACTTGCAAAAGCAGATGTCCGATACCGGTTTGTGATCGACGTTGCAAACTCCTTGAAATAG